One region of Quercus lobata isolate SW786 chromosome 2, ValleyOak3.0 Primary Assembly, whole genome shotgun sequence genomic DNA includes:
- the LOC115977434 gene encoding replication protein A 32 kDa subunit B-like yields MYGSEFDGSAAFSGGGFMPSQATQAPDPSFSTSKNRDSQSLLPLTVKQINEALLTSDDKSNFSIDGVEVNNVTLVGRVCNRTGRVTDVTFLLDDGTGRIECNKWVQEFVDSNEVEGILEGMYVRIHGHLKGFLGKRSLNVFSIRPITDFNEIASHFIDCIYVHLYNSRLRKLQGVGVTTQPQMPNPSSTPMMGHQATSVNQLSSQYGNVGGQKNIEQMVLDFLQLPASNADEKGVHRDFIAQQLRVSVDKLMLAIQNLVEEGMIYSTTDDFHFKSTING; encoded by the exons ATGTATGGAAGCGAATTCGACGGCAGCGCTGCCTTCTCCGGCGGCGGATTCATGCCCTCTCAGGCCACCCAGGCTCCCGATCCTTCCTTCTCTACCTCCAAG AATCGTGATTCCCAGTCGTTGCTTCCGCTGACTGTGAAGCAAATTAATGAAGCTCTTCTGACAAGTGATGATAAATCTAATTTTAGTATTGATGGTGTTGAAGTCAACAAT GTTACACTTGTGGGAAGGGTATGCAACAGAACTGGGAGAGTGACTGATGTTACTTTCTTACTTGATGATGGGACTGGAAGGATTGAGTGTAACAAATG GGTTCAAGAATTTGTAGATTCAAATGAAGTTGAAGGAATCTT GGAGGGAATGTACGTTCGCATCCATGGACACTTGAAAGGCTTCTTGGGAAAGCGGAGTTTAAATGTTTTCTCTATAAG GCCCATCACTGACTTTAATGAGATTGCAAGCCACTTCATTGATTGTATATATGTCCATCTCTATAATTCCAGGTTACGG AAACTACAAGGTGTTGGTGTTACTACACAGCCACAGATGCCTAATCCATCTAGTACACCTATGATGGGGCACCAAGCTACCTCAGTAAATCAG ctCTCTAGTCAATACGGTAATGTTGGTGGACAGAAGAATATTGAACAAATGGTCTTAGACTTTTTGCAGCTTCCTGCTTCCAA TGCTGATGAAAAGGGGGTACACCGTGATTTTATTGCCCAACAATTAAGAGTTTCAGTGGATAAGctcat GTTAGCTATTCAAAATCTTGTAGAGGAGGGCATGATTTACTCTACAACTGATGACTTTCATTTTAAGTCAACTATCAATGGTTGA